A single Coriobacteriia bacterium DNA region contains:
- a CDS encoding sulfurtransferase, protein MNAKRFGRVLALLLLVGVLVTSTGCTKQKAEQAKPAATEQPAAETSARADLLVSVEDLAAAPDQYFIIDARDPKAYEAGHIPGAVSGPWQTFATVAQGKPGDKDWGVLAKPQAIADAAGKLGVDTDKTIVIYSDPTGWGEDGRVVWTLRSIGIENTRILDGGFPGWTAAGKESSTEVPKLAATTVAVAGDKLGDINVTTDEVKKAVEDGSAIIVDARSAKEYGGATDFGEARGGHIEGAVNIPFPTLFNENGTLKSDDDLNAMFTEAGLGTDKPIIVYCTKGIRSAFMTEVLRMLGYAQAKNYDASYYSWAGDSALPIEK, encoded by the coding sequence GTGAACGCGAAACGCTTTGGTCGGGTCCTTGCGCTTCTGCTGCTCGTGGGAGTGCTTGTGACCAGCACCGGCTGCACGAAGCAGAAAGCCGAGCAGGCGAAACCTGCCGCGACGGAACAGCCCGCCGCCGAGACTTCGGCGCGTGCCGACCTCCTGGTCTCGGTGGAGGACCTGGCTGCCGCGCCGGACCAGTACTTCATCATCGACGCACGCGATCCCAAGGCGTACGAAGCCGGGCACATCCCCGGCGCGGTCAGTGGTCCTTGGCAGACCTTCGCGACCGTCGCGCAGGGAAAGCCCGGCGACAAGGACTGGGGCGTTCTCGCCAAGCCTCAGGCCATCGCGGACGCTGCGGGCAAGCTCGGCGTGGATACCGACAAGACCATCGTCATCTACTCCGACCCCACCGGCTGGGGTGAGGACGGCCGCGTCGTCTGGACCCTGCGGAGCATCGGCATAGAGAACACCCGTATCCTCGACGGCGGCTTTCCGGGTTGGACCGCTGCGGGCAAGGAGAGCTCGACCGAGGTGCCGAAGCTCGCTGCGACGACGGTCGCCGTCGCCGGTGACAAGCTCGGCGATATCAACGTGACGACCGACGAGGTCAAGAAGGCCGTCGAAGACGGCAGCGCGATCATCGTCGATGCGCGTTCCGCGAAGGAGTACGGTGGCGCCACGGACTTCGGCGAGGCGCGGGGCGGTCACATCGAGGGCGCGGTCAACATCCCCTTCCCGACGCTGTTCAACGAGAACGGCACCCTCAAGAGCGACGACGATCTCAACGCGATGTTCACCGAAGCGGGACTCGGCACCGACAAGCCCATCATCGTCTACTGCACCAAGGGCATCAGGTCGGCGTTCATGACGGAGGTCCTGCGTATGCTGGGTTACGCTCAGGCTAAGAACTACGATGCCTCCTACTACTCCTGGGCCGGCGATTCGGCCCTGCCCATCGAGAAGTAG
- a CDS encoding VTT domain-containing protein — protein sequence MVAGEEKRSRWWLGPLCAVTPLVVLAAAYLLVPGVNVLVRTAGSVVKSEETSAIRIFLATWGHRSPIAGFALVVWQALLFPLGDVPVLRTNGLMWGPVSGALINWSGLVAGASLAFAVSRGLVGMALSRRYPLRREPLGIARWVLLGFRLVPFVPQDLVSLLAGGTRTRFREFLLPTAAAALLPATVHAVWPDGGAPIEIHVWAATVAGVVLLVALAWRYRSHIPTGELSVERKRNMVAGSVVVVAACLTYRFVPSVKAGVDEAVRHMAAGDISAVRDYLLTFGVWAPIVSALLMVLQSVLAPLPAFVITFANGMLFGWAWGALLSWSSAMAGAALCFYLARVLGRPAVERLVGGSTALKVSDSFFERFGERAVLIARLLPFVSFDIISYGAGLTSMRFWPFFVATGVGQLPATLVYSYLGQNMSSSVRILFFTFVITIALFVTIAAARPVFMRWMERDREAGEEEEAGADGVA from the coding sequence ATGGTCGCGGGAGAGGAGAAGCGCAGCCGCTGGTGGTTAGGGCCGCTGTGCGCCGTCACGCCCTTGGTCGTGCTGGCGGCGGCGTATCTTCTCGTGCCCGGGGTGAACGTCCTAGTCCGGACTGCGGGCAGCGTCGTGAAGAGCGAGGAGACCTCGGCGATACGGATCTTCCTCGCCACGTGGGGACATCGCTCACCGATCGCGGGGTTCGCGCTCGTGGTGTGGCAGGCGCTGCTGTTCCCGCTTGGGGACGTCCCGGTCTTGCGGACGAACGGGCTGATGTGGGGGCCTGTGTCCGGTGCACTCATCAACTGGTCGGGTCTGGTCGCGGGCGCCTCGCTCGCGTTCGCGGTGAGTCGCGGGCTGGTGGGGATGGCGCTGTCGCGTCGCTATCCGCTCAGGCGCGAGCCTCTCGGGATCGCGCGATGGGTGCTGCTCGGCTTCAGGCTCGTGCCGTTCGTCCCGCAAGACCTGGTGTCGCTGCTCGCGGGCGGGACTCGAACGCGCTTCCGTGAGTTCCTGTTGCCGACGGCCGCCGCTGCGCTTCTTCCGGCGACGGTCCACGCTGTGTGGCCGGATGGGGGTGCCCCGATCGAGATCCACGTCTGGGCTGCCACGGTCGCAGGCGTCGTGCTGCTGGTGGCGCTGGCGTGGCGCTACCGCTCGCACATCCCGACGGGGGAGCTGTCGGTCGAGCGGAAGCGCAACATGGTGGCGGGGTCGGTCGTGGTGGTCGCAGCTTGCCTCACGTACCGGTTCGTGCCGTCCGTGAAGGCGGGCGTGGACGAGGCGGTGCGGCACATGGCGGCGGGCGATATCTCGGCGGTGCGTGACTACCTGCTCACGTTCGGTGTCTGGGCGCCGATCGTGTCTGCTCTGCTGATGGTGCTCCAATCCGTGCTCGCCCCTCTTCCCGCGTTCGTGATCACCTTCGCGAACGGTATGCTTTTCGGCTGGGCATGGGGTGCGCTGTTGTCGTGGTCGAGCGCGATGGCGGGGGCAGCGCTATGCTTCTACCTGGCCAGAGTGTTGGGAAGGCCTGCCGTCGAGCGGCTTGTGGGGGGCAGTACGGCGCTCAAGGTCTCGGACAGCTTCTTCGAGCGCTTCGGGGAGCGGGCCGTGCTCATCGCCCGCCTGCTCCCGTTCGTCTCGTTCGACATCATCTCCTACGGTGCCGGCCTCACATCGATGAGGTTCTGGCCCTTCTTCGTGGCGACGGGGGTCGGGCAACTGCCGGCGACGCTCGTGTATTCGTACCTCGGACAGAACATGAGCAGTTCGGTGCGTATCCTGTTCTTCACCTTCGTGATCACCATCGCGCTGTTCGTGACTATCGCGGCCGCGCGTCCGGTGTTCATGCGCTGGATGGAGCGCGACCGGGAAGCGGGGGAGGAGGAGGAGGCCGGTGCCGACGGGGTGGCCTGA
- a CDS encoding lysylphosphatidylglycerol synthase transmembrane domain-containing protein: MVAEPVLVASERGPTGAFRIVLRVGVSALALGVVFTRVPVREVAGSITTLDPFWLTMAFVFVYAAILLSAYKWKLLLEARGYSLGLGRLTRHYFVGLFFNDFLPTSVGGDVVRAWDAGRDLEDAPEGAASVIAERLVASFALGVTAALGLLAADAGPRAAIAVVVVLVASAAFVALFLWPARSAAMVRGAMGGRFDPAADSVGRCVHAVNDTLRSRGRVAAVFALSIAFQVLVALVNWCIFRALGAPVTLGACVVFTSIISAVTMVPISISGHGVREAGYAYFFGLVGVASAVAVSASLLFFAVVAIATLPGAAFFAIGRRS; this comes from the coding sequence GTGGTCGCCGAACCCGTGCTCGTCGCGAGCGAGAGGGGGCCGACAGGCGCGTTTCGGATCGTTCTTCGCGTCGGGGTGAGTGCGCTCGCGCTCGGTGTCGTCTTCACACGTGTGCCCGTGAGAGAGGTGGCCGGGTCCATCACCACTCTGGACCCCTTCTGGCTGACGATGGCGTTCGTCTTCGTCTATGCGGCGATCCTTCTCTCGGCCTACAAGTGGAAGCTGCTTCTTGAGGCGCGTGGCTACTCGCTGGGCTTGGGTCGGCTCACCAGGCACTACTTCGTGGGGTTGTTCTTCAACGATTTCTTGCCGACGTCTGTCGGAGGAGATGTGGTCCGCGCGTGGGATGCCGGACGCGACCTCGAAGATGCTCCCGAGGGAGCGGCCTCCGTGATCGCCGAACGCCTCGTGGCCTCTTTCGCCCTGGGCGTCACCGCCGCGCTGGGGCTGCTCGCCGCCGACGCCGGGCCGCGAGCGGCCATCGCGGTCGTTGTCGTGCTCGTCGCCTCGGCGGCCTTCGTCGCGCTGTTCCTGTGGCCCGCGCGGTCCGCAGCGATGGTACGCGGCGCGATGGGCGGCCGCTTCGATCCGGCGGCCGACTCGGTCGGGCGGTGCGTGCACGCGGTCAACGACACGCTTCGCTCGCGCGGCCGGGTGGCGGCTGTCTTCGCGTTGTCGATCGCGTTCCAGGTGCTCGTGGCGCTCGTGAACTGGTGCATCTTCCGCGCGCTGGGCGCGCCTGTCACCCTGGGCGCGTGCGTCGTGTTCACCTCGATCATCTCGGCGGTGACGATGGTTCCCATCTCGATCTCCGGCCACGGAGTCCGCGAGGCGGGCTACGCGTACTTCTTCGGACTCGTGGGGGTCGCCTCGGCGGTCGCCGTCAGTGCTTCGTTGCTGTTCTTCGCCGTCGTCGCTATCGCCACCCTGCCCGGTGCGGCCTTCTTCGCGATAGGGAGGCGCTCGTGA
- a CDS encoding C-GCAxxG-C-C family (seleno)protein — translation MYIRHARAADSAREHYAAGCNCAQAVIGALAEVPGLPSLSPSLGAGYTTGIGGSGCVCGALAGGVAVLGEYASNRGLEPVAARQLAEELSATLHARFAECFGAACCRIIKRGQTEGSDEWLAHCTLLIEETARMVADVAADHSRAVAPGRWSARDVLSVARRAALGGLAGGGIALLAALFAPVAHLASAFSAVVIVLALAAIILELGGPGLRRMGRVLRTSGVTAAALLAVAALLVPTRAAAVLGPLFATGPATLVAARAALAVCALVVAASAAFAMKRHR, via the coding sequence ATGTACATCCGGCATGCGCGGGCGGCGGACAGCGCTCGCGAGCACTACGCCGCTGGCTGCAACTGCGCTCAAGCCGTCATCGGCGCGCTGGCCGAGGTACCCGGCCTGCCCTCGCTATCTCCGTCGCTGGGTGCTGGCTACACGACGGGCATCGGTGGGAGCGGCTGTGTGTGCGGGGCCCTAGCCGGCGGCGTGGCCGTTCTCGGCGAGTACGCGTCGAACCGCGGCCTCGAACCCGTCGCCGCACGGCAGCTCGCCGAGGAGCTCTCGGCGACCCTGCACGCGCGGTTCGCCGAATGCTTCGGCGCAGCGTGCTGCCGCATCATCAAGCGCGGCCAGACCGAGGGTTCCGACGAGTGGCTCGCCCATTGCACGTTGCTGATCGAGGAGACCGCACGTATGGTGGCCGACGTCGCCGCCGATCATTCGAGGGCCGTCGCGCCCGGTCGCTGGAGCGCCAGGGACGTCCTCTCGGTCGCGCGGCGCGCGGCGCTCGGCGGCTTGGCGGGCGGCGGGATCGCGCTGCTGGCAGCGCTCTTCGCGCCTGTGGCCCATCTGGCGAGCGCTTTCTCGGCGGTCGTGATCGTTCTTGCGCTCGCGGCGATCATCCTTGAGCTTGGCGGTCCGGGACTCCGCCGGATGGGGCGGGTCCTGCGCACCTCCGGGGTCACGGCGGCCGCGCTCCTCGCGGTCGCGGCGCTGCTTGTACCGACGCGAGCGGCCGCGGTGCTCGGACCCCTGTTCGCGACCGGGCCCGCGACCCTCGTCGCCGCACGGGCGGCCCTTGCTGTCTGCGCTCTGGTCGTTGCAGCCTCCGCCGCGTTCGCGATGAAGCGGCATCGGTAG
- a CDS encoding MTAP family purine nucleoside phosphorylase produces MKRLGVIGGTNADFALSQADDVHVETPYGSVDVSAGTVPGTDASACFIRRHGRAHERLSSMVEHRANVWALREAGCTAILGTTVCGIIDPEMPLATAILFDDLFFPDNRFPDGSPCTFFDTPGEAGRGHYIFGPPFSPAMCEALAASAREARVPLREGGTYAYALGPRFNSRAEIAWMRGVGACAVSQTAGPEAVLAGELELPYALLGFGIDYANGVQTEPTPVEVLDANIAASRPAFEAIVSGAVAVLASCAFDSGFVYRFE; encoded by the coding sequence GTGAAGCGCCTGGGCGTCATCGGGGGGACGAACGCGGACTTCGCGTTGTCACAGGCTGATGACGTGCACGTCGAGACGCCCTACGGCTCGGTCGACGTCTCCGCGGGCACGGTGCCCGGTACGGACGCGAGCGCCTGCTTCATCAGACGGCACGGGCGTGCTCACGAGCGACTTTCGTCGATGGTCGAGCACCGCGCGAACGTGTGGGCACTGCGGGAGGCGGGTTGCACGGCGATCCTGGGGACGACCGTCTGTGGCATCATCGATCCGGAGATGCCCCTGGCCACGGCCATCCTCTTCGACGACCTCTTCTTCCCCGACAACCGGTTTCCGGACGGGTCGCCGTGCACGTTCTTCGACACCCCCGGGGAGGCAGGACGCGGGCACTACATCTTCGGCCCACCGTTCTCTCCTGCGATGTGTGAGGCGCTGGCGGCATCCGCGCGGGAGGCTCGGGTACCGCTGCGCGAAGGTGGCACGTACGCCTACGCTCTGGGGCCGCGCTTCAACTCCCGTGCCGAGATCGCCTGGATGCGCGGCGTCGGCGCATGCGCGGTCAGCCAGACCGCGGGGCCGGAAGCCGTGCTCGCCGGAGAGCTCGAACTGCCGTACGCGCTGCTGGGTTTCGGCATCGACTACGCCAACGGCGTGCAGACCGAGCCGACACCCGTGGAGGTTCTCGACGCCAACATAGCGGCGAGCCGGCCGGCGTTCGAGGCGATCGTGAGCGGTGCGGTCGCCGTGCTCGCGAGCTGCGCCTTCGACTCCGGGTTCGTCTACCGCTTCGAGTAG
- a CDS encoding TIGR04283 family arsenosugar biosynthesis glycosyltransferase yields the protein MSPTISTLSIFTRSPVAGESKTRLSGVLGAPGAARLQREMTQHVARQARILSATDGVTVEARITGDDFREARRWLRLRCVPQGEGSLGDRLERALQDGLRSGRIAAVLGGDCPTVDAAGIRQALEAASHRGGALIPATDGGFCLMALTRDSAERLPGLLAGIAWGTEHVADQTRAALARAHIDVEILEPRADIDRPEDLPAWEAIRAQWYEPPRTLTVVVPALNEAETLPALLAAVEQADVETIVVDGGSTDGTADVARRAGIPVIEGYRGRAAQMNAGAAAAMSDAVLFLHADTAPPYGFVGDALAVLCDPEVLVGAFRFSNGADTPKMRLIEWGTNLRSRLGFPYGDQGLFMRTAAWRAFGGFPAVPIMEDYDLVRAARRAGEVRTAPTAVVTSDRRWREMGPWRYTALNTATVLGRELGVSPAILASWRARYSKR from the coding sequence ATGTCTCCCACGATCTCGACACTCAGCATCTTCACGCGCTCACCCGTGGCCGGGGAGTCCAAGACCCGTCTGAGCGGCGTTCTCGGCGCCCCGGGCGCCGCTCGGCTCCAGCGCGAGATGACGCAGCACGTCGCGCGGCAAGCTCGCATCCTATCGGCAACGGACGGTGTCACCGTCGAGGCCCGGATCACGGGTGACGACTTCCGGGAAGCGCGTCGGTGGCTGCGGCTGCGCTGCGTCCCTCAGGGCGAGGGCAGTCTGGGCGACCGGCTCGAGCGCGCGCTGCAGGATGGGTTGCGGTCCGGTCGCATCGCCGCGGTCCTCGGCGGGGACTGCCCCACCGTGGATGCCGCAGGTATCCGCCAGGCGCTTGAGGCGGCAAGCCATCGAGGAGGCGCGCTCATCCCCGCGACCGATGGAGGCTTCTGCCTGATGGCGCTCACCCGCGATTCGGCCGAGCGCTTGCCCGGGCTGCTCGCAGGGATCGCATGGGGCACCGAACACGTGGCCGATCAGACTCGCGCCGCTCTCGCTCGCGCCCACATCGACGTCGAGATCCTCGAACCGCGTGCCGACATCGACCGTCCCGAGGACCTGCCTGCCTGGGAGGCGATCCGGGCGCAGTGGTACGAACCACCCCGGACACTGACCGTCGTGGTGCCCGCGCTGAACGAGGCTGAGACCCTGCCCGCGCTGCTGGCGGCGGTGGAACAGGCTGACGTCGAGACGATCGTCGTCGATGGGGGCAGCACGGACGGGACGGCGGACGTGGCCCGCCGAGCGGGAATCCCCGTGATCGAGGGATACCGCGGCCGCGCTGCGCAGATGAACGCCGGGGCGGCCGCAGCCATGTCCGACGCCGTCCTGTTCCTGCATGCCGACACGGCGCCGCCGTACGGATTCGTCGGCGATGCGCTCGCCGTGCTCTGCGATCCGGAGGTGCTGGTGGGGGCGTTCCGTTTCTCGAACGGCGCTGACACACCGAAGATGAGACTGATCGAATGGGGAACGAACCTGCGCTCGAGACTAGGGTTCCCTTACGGCGATCAGGGGCTGTTCATGCGCACGGCGGCATGGCGGGCCTTCGGCGGGTTCCCCGCGGTACCCATCATGGAGGACTACGATCTAGTGAGAGCGGCCCGCAGAGCAGGTGAGGTTCGCACCGCCCCCACCGCTGTCGTCACCTCCGACCGCCGATGGCGCGAGATGGGGCCGTGGCGCTACACGGCCCTGAACACCGCGACCGTTCTCGGGCGTGAGCTGGGTGTCTCGCCTGCGATACTCGCGTCGTGGAGAGCACGCTACTCGAAGCGGTAG
- a CDS encoding phosphoglycerate mutase — protein MNGSARPILLILLDGLGDRQAPDLGGLTPLEAAHTPVLDALAAAGTTGLVWPLGPGRAPSSPLAHAVLFGFEPHEFPGRGLLEAYGEGLEPAAGDVVCRASFLRAVNREGVLWVAERPDPREGPAANADADLDAEIDGVMCTFTHTGAKQGILTLTPLGGTLSHEVTDADPLSEDAPVRRVLPLAEAADPAAAARTAHILNAWMLLARERSAGCELDTAVVKWSGSRAPLATFTQRTGLRGATLSTGPLYAGLARALGLTHIDAGDDRDGFSERIAAGIALLDGGNTDFVHVHTKWPDQASHRKSPSRKREVIETLDAAIAPHLERLLSGDLVVAVTGDHATPSSGPLYHSGEAVPVLLAGGAAGRDDVSVFGERDCLRGALGHIAGRDLMPLMLNAADRAAFLAERYTAEPCLGTPRSEDVVPLGTTQDDGPGQIAPRNA, from the coding sequence GTGAACGGCTCCGCGCGCCCGATCCTGCTGATCCTCCTCGACGGTCTCGGCGACCGGCAGGCGCCGGACCTCGGCGGCCTGACGCCGCTGGAGGCTGCGCACACGCCGGTGCTCGACGCGCTCGCCGCCGCCGGAACCACCGGGCTCGTATGGCCGCTCGGACCGGGGCGCGCGCCATCCTCCCCTCTCGCGCACGCGGTGCTGTTCGGGTTCGAACCGCACGAGTTCCCGGGCCGAGGCCTGCTCGAAGCGTACGGCGAGGGACTCGAGCCCGCAGCGGGCGACGTCGTCTGCCGCGCGAGCTTCCTGCGTGCCGTGAACCGCGAAGGAGTGCTGTGGGTCGCCGAGCGCCCCGACCCCCGCGAGGGGCCGGCGGCCAACGCCGACGCGGACCTCGACGCCGAGATCGACGGCGTGATGTGCACGTTCACCCACACCGGCGCCAAGCAGGGTATCCTCACGCTCACCCCGCTCGGCGGCACGCTGTCGCACGAGGTCACAGACGCCGACCCGCTGAGCGAGGACGCCCCGGTGCGTCGAGTGCTGCCCCTCGCCGAAGCCGCAGACCCGGCCGCGGCCGCCCGTACCGCCCATATCCTCAACGCATGGATGCTCCTCGCGCGCGAGCGGTCGGCCGGATGCGAGCTGGACACCGCGGTGGTGAAGTGGTCCGGCTCCCGCGCGCCGCTTGCCACGTTCACGCAGCGCACCGGCCTACGCGGCGCCACGCTCTCGACCGGGCCGCTCTACGCGGGGCTCGCACGCGCCTTGGGGCTGACGCACATCGACGCCGGAGACGACCGCGACGGGTTCTCCGAGCGCATCGCTGCCGGCATCGCCCTGCTCGACGGCGGGAACACCGACTTCGTCCACGTGCACACGAAGTGGCCCGACCAAGCGAGCCACCGCAAGTCGCCCTCGCGCAAGCGCGAGGTGATCGAGACGCTCGACGCAGCCATCGCCCCGCACCTGGAGCGGCTTCTCTCCGGCGACCTGGTCGTCGCCGTCACTGGCGACCACGCCACACCGTCCTCGGGCCCCCTCTACCACTCGGGCGAGGCCGTCCCCGTACTGCTCGCCGGCGGCGCCGCCGGGCGCGACGACGTGTCGGTGTTCGGCGAGCGCGACTGCCTGCGCGGGGCACTCGGCCACATCGCCGGACGCGACCTCATGCCGCTGATGCTCAACGCCGCCGACCGGGCCGCCTTCCTCGCCGAGCGCTACACCGCCGAGCCCTGCCTGGGGACGCCTCGTTCGGAGGACGTGGTCCCGCTGGGGACGACTCAAGATGACGGGCCGGGCCAGATCGCGCCGCGCAACGCGTGA
- a CDS encoding TIM barrel protein, whose protein sequence is MRPRLAVCHRPTDTLAGTVELALECGDRAGVEITIDPEDGVAIAPLADALRREGLPARYHFPLCGHGFSSADSDEASVAERAVSRLIGFVSDCGGSHLTVHAALPSGSREGDRFQRTAERLARLVETGARSGVRICLENLRWGDTSDPLSFLALVESADAGVTLDIGHASSSAAAGLGFGAERFVSLMSPRIETAHVYEYEDHDGHHAPLGLEPMVHTLRALCETGCDWWTIELHDRDETARTCRLVRDFFDA, encoded by the coding sequence ATGCGCCCTCGCCTCGCCGTATGTCACCGCCCCACCGACACGCTCGCCGGCACGGTCGAGCTCGCGCTAGAGTGCGGCGACCGAGCCGGGGTGGAGATCACCATCGACCCCGAGGACGGCGTCGCCATCGCCCCGCTCGCCGACGCTCTCAGGCGCGAGGGACTCCCGGCGCGCTACCACTTCCCGCTGTGCGGCCACGGATTCTCGAGCGCCGACAGCGACGAGGCGAGCGTCGCCGAGCGTGCCGTCTCCAGGCTGATCGGCTTCGTCAGCGATTGCGGCGGATCGCATCTCACCGTACACGCCGCACTGCCCAGCGGGTCGCGCGAAGGCGACCGCTTCCAGAGGACGGCCGAGCGACTCGCCCGTCTGGTGGAGACCGGCGCGCGCTCCGGCGTGCGCATCTGCCTGGAGAACCTGCGCTGGGGCGACACCTCGGACCCGCTCTCATTCCTCGCCCTCGTCGAGTCCGCCGACGCCGGGGTCACCCTCGACATCGGACATGCGTCGTCGAGCGCGGCGGCGGGCCTCGGCTTCGGAGCCGAGCGCTTCGTGTCGCTGATGTCGCCGCGGATCGAGACGGCACACGTCTACGAGTACGAGGACCACGACGGCCACCACGCGCCGCTCGGACTCGAACCGATGGTGCATACCCTGCGTGCGCTGTGCGAGACTGGCTGCGACTGGTGGACCATCGAGTTGCACGACCGGGACGAGACCGCGCGCACCTGTCGTCTCGTCAGAGACTTCTTCGACGCATAA
- the yedF gene encoding sulfurtransferase-like selenium metabolism protein YedF: MAKRILIMSDRMGSGDDELGRLLMRNFLYSLAREEGQPAAVLFSNGGVRLACEGSESLDDLRLLVENGVAVRACGTCLDFLGLKESLAVGEVGAMPGLVASLCGPDDIVTIA; this comes from the coding sequence GTGGCCAAGCGCATCCTGATCATGTCAGACCGAATGGGCTCCGGGGACGACGAACTCGGCCGTCTACTGATGCGCAACTTCCTGTACTCGCTCGCCCGCGAGGAGGGCCAGCCGGCTGCTGTCCTGTTCAGCAACGGCGGTGTGCGTCTCGCCTGCGAGGGCTCCGAGTCGCTCGACGACCTGCGACTGCTCGTCGAGAACGGCGTGGCGGTGAGGGCGTGCGGGACGTGCCTCGACTTCCTCGGCCTGAAGGAGTCGCTCGCCGTCGGCGAGGTCGGCGCGATGCCGGGCCTCGTGGCGTCGCTGTGCGGCCCCGACGATATCGTCACCATCGCCTAG
- the selA gene encoding L-seryl-tRNA(Sec) selenium transferase, with protein sequence MDVQEHLRRLPKVDVLLERDDIAGPLADVPRTLVLEAVREAVEAVRARILAGEDACTDADAVAADAVSRARAKAARSLVPVVNATGIIVHTNLGRSVLAPAAVAAAARVAAGYSTLEYDLAAGERGSRHVHVEALLTRLTGAEAAMAVNNNAAAVLLGLAGLARGREAIVSRGQLVEIGGSFRIPDIMRESGASMVEVGATNKTHLADYERAVSERTGLLLKVHSSNFRVVGFSEEVSLPDLVALGAKHGVPVMEDQGSGVLIDLSGHGLPDEPTLRDAVEAGADLVTASGDKLLGGPQAGILVGKRGVIDALKKHPLARALRLDKLTLAALEVTLRLYLEPERALLEVPTLRMLTEPAAQVAARAARLADAVRAACGEAYDVTTAEDVSRAGGGALPLADIPTTVVVVALRGTGVVALEARLRAGDPPVIARIERDRLLIDPRTLSEPEEAIVVEALRRAAE encoded by the coding sequence ATGGATGTCCAGGAACACTTGCGGCGGCTCCCCAAGGTCGATGTCCTCCTCGAGCGGGACGACATCGCCGGGCCGCTGGCGGACGTGCCGCGCACTCTCGTCCTCGAGGCGGTGCGCGAGGCGGTCGAGGCGGTGCGCGCACGCATCCTCGCGGGCGAGGACGCGTGCACCGACGCCGACGCAGTCGCCGCCGACGCGGTGTCGCGCGCTCGCGCGAAGGCGGCCCGCTCGCTCGTGCCGGTCGTGAACGCGACCGGCATCATCGTCCACACCAACCTCGGCCGCTCGGTTCTCGCGCCGGCCGCGGTCGCCGCTGCCGCTCGGGTCGCGGCGGGCTACTCGACGCTCGAGTACGACCTCGCCGCGGGCGAGCGCGGGTCTCGCCATGTGCACGTCGAAGCGCTCCTCACGCGGTTGACCGGCGCCGAAGCGGCGATGGCGGTCAACAACAACGCCGCCGCGGTCCTTCTCGGCCTCGCCGGGCTCGCGCGGGGACGCGAGGCGATCGTCAGTCGCGGGCAGCTCGTCGAGATCGGCGGCTCCTTCCGCATCCCCGACATCATGCGGGAGTCGGGTGCTTCGATGGTCGAGGTCGGCGCGACGAACAAGACGCATCTGGCCGACTACGAGCGTGCCGTCAGCGAGCGGACCGGCCTGCTGCTGAAGGTCCACTCCTCGAACTTCCGCGTCGTCGGGTTCTCCGAGGAGGTCTCGCTTCCCGATCTCGTCGCTCTCGGAGCCAAGCACGGCGTTCCGGTGATGGAGGACCAGGGCTCGGGTGTGCTCATCGACCTGTCGGGGCACGGCCTGCCCGACGAGCCGACGCTGCGCGACGCCGTCGAGGCGGGGGCGGACCTCGTCACGGCTTCGGGCGACAAGCTGCTCGGAGGGCCGCAGGCCGGCATCCTCGTCGGGAAGCGTGGTGTCATCGACGCGCTCAAGAAGCATCCGCTCGCCCGCGCCCTGCGGCTCGACAAGCTCACGCTCGCCGCACTCGAGGTGACGTTGCGCCTCTACCTCGAGCCCGAGCGGGCGCTTCTCGAGGTGCCGACGCTGCGCATGCTGACCGAACCGGCCGCGCAGGTCGCGGCTCGCGCGGCACGGCTCGCTGACGCCGTTCGCGCGGCGTGCGGCGAGGCCTACGACGTGACGACCGCGGAGGACGTCTCGCGCGCCGGCGGAGGGGCGCTGCCGCTCGCCGACATCCCGACGACCGTCGTCGTCGTCGCTTTGCGAGGTACCGGAGTCGTCGCGCTCGAGGCCCGCCTGCGCGCCGGCGACCCGCCCGTGATCGCTCGCATCGAGCGCGACCGTCTCCTCATCGACCCGCGCACTCTGAGCGAGCCCGAGGAGGCCATCGTCGTCGAAGCGTTACGTCGCGCTGCGGAGTAG
- a CDS encoding GIY-YIG nuclease family protein produces the protein MDRKERIRRYKETPRPMGVYRVRNTANGRFLVGSTVDLPAMLNRLRFQLDLGSHPNGSLQTDWNASGAEVFEFEILDTLEPSDLPGNDPSDDLQTLEEMWLRKLSSSGGISY, from the coding sequence GTGGACCGCAAGGAACGCATCCGCCGGTACAAGGAGACTCCCCGCCCCATGGGGGTCTACCGCGTGCGCAACACCGCGAACGGGCGCTTCCTGGTCGGGTCGACCGTCGATCTCCCCGCGATGCTCAACCGGCTGAGATTCCAACTTGACCTGGGCTCCCACCCGAACGGCTCGCTGCAGACGGACTGGAACGCGTCCGGGGCCGAGGTCTTCGAGTTCGAGATCCTGGACACCCTGGAGCCTTCGGACCTGCCGGGCAACGACCCGTCGGACGACCTTCAGACGCTCGAGGAGATGTGGCTGCGGAAGCTCTCGTCATCCGGAGGCATCAGCTACTGA